Within the Duncaniella freteri genome, the region TTGCCGGCTTTGAGCTTTGTTTCAAACTCGGTCAGTTCTCCGGCTCTCGGCAATGTTGCCGGAAACACTCTCGATAGAGTGATGCAAATTTTCTTCTTTGCCATTTCTTCAGTTCGGGTTGAATGTTGTTATCAGTTTACGTTTGGCGAGATAGTTGCGCGTTGCAGGGTCTTTAACCACGTCAATGTCGATTTCATCAAGTCGAATCTTGAGGTGTATCGCTCTGCCTCGCTTGTTAATCTCGCAATGGATGCTTTGCAGATTCTCGTATTCTTCGCGAATCTGATTCATCTTGTGTTCGAGATATGCCTTTGTGCGCTCGTTTCTTCTCGCTATGCGCACTTGATTCAGCACGAGAGCGATGTTGATGACAAGGCAAATTATCTGAAATGTCATAGGCGCGGTTTTTACGGCGTTTTATCGTTTGGGTAGTCGAATATACTCGGAGCTTGCGGAATCGCGTCAGGCAAGCCGAGAAGCCGCTCTACGCGGCTAATCTCGGCATCAACCTGCGCTTCGATTCGCTTGCTTTCAGCGAGGTCAGATTTGCGGTGATATTTGAAGTAATCACGCTGCTTGACTCTCATACGCCTCACAAGGTCGAAGAACTGCCGGTTATCCATTGTCTGACTTGCTCGTGAGTTTAGCCGGATACACGTCCATTAGGGCGGTTTCAGTGATGGCGGCAATCTCGAAGTCTGCCATTGTGCCTTTCATGCCGGCGATGAAGTTGTCATAAGCTCCTTTGAAGTCGGAAGCCTGCACGAGTATGTAAGACGCTTTGCGTTTCTCTACGGCCGTCTTCTCATCTATCGTGATGAAATTGACTTTGACCTTATACCACTTGTCGCCGCTATCATCGCGGAAGATTTCAGCGATATTCGATTTCTTGACTGCCGACACGGTGAAGTCGCCGCTTATGAACGGCGTTACTTCCTCGATGATACGCGATTCAGCTTCAGTGAATGAAAGCGCGTCAACGAGATAAGGTTCGGTTACTTTCTTTACGGTGCCGTTCTCCATCATCTTGTCGAAACGGACTTTTGTTTCAATCCATAGTGCCATGATTGATTTCTTTTTTTGAGGTTGATAGATGTTTGAGTTATCGGTTATCTCCAGAGCCGCCGAGCATTCCGCGCTCCTTTCGTGATTGCAGCTTGTTGATGTTCATTTGTGCGATTGCTTCAAGTGTGAAGCCGAGGTCGTTTGCAAGCGTAGCGCAATACCACATAACATCGCCTATCTCTTTCGCGATTTCTATCTTTCGCACTGTGTCGAAACTCTGATTGTTGTCGCGAATTACTTTCTTGACCTTATCGGCTACCTCTCCGGCTTCTCCGCACATTCCGAGTGCCGGATAGATGATGCGCTTGTCTTCGGGATAGACGGCGGTTGTGAGTGCTGCCGCCTGGTATTCGTTTATTGTCATTTGATAGTAGTTATTATATTGTTATATAGATATTATCTCATGTTGTAGTTAACTGCTAATGGTACGGCAATCTCGCACGGATTGTCGGTTTCGCGCTCTGTCTTCTTCGATTTATAGCCGGGCGAGGTCTGCCGATTACAGTCAGCACATACCAAAACTCGATGCCTAAGCAAAAAGCTGCATGATGTTCGATTTCAAGTGTCATATTTCGTTGAGTTCTATAATCGCGATTTGTGTCGCGAATGTTTTTATGTATGTTTCTTTGAGAGAGGCGAAGCGGTCCGATACCGGCTTGTCGCCGACAAACTCCAATACGAGCTTGTCAAGTCGATATATCTCTATCGGGAGTATTCGCCCAATTTTATGCCCGACTATCTTCTCTATCTTTTCAGTCTGCCATCTGACATATCTCAATAGCGACTTCAAGAGAATATCACACTGATATACGGCTAAAAGATAGTTGAGAGAATCCGGCGAGAGTTGCGGATATTCGTGCATGAGGTCGCAACGGAGATTAACAAGTAACGTCTTGAAGATGTCACTTACTCCATCTTCAAACATATACATATTCTGCGTTTCTGAATCGCGGTGCTGCTGGTCTATGTACGTTGAGCGTAAACGGTCGTAGTCACGGCGTAATTCGCGGATTGCTCGGCTGAGTTTCTTCGTTTCTTTAAGCTGCATTGTTATTGACAGGTCTATGATTGTGTCGGCGTAGTCCCACACAAGTTCGGCGATGACAAACGGCACATACGCGAATCTGAAAAGCGTATCGTGGTCGAGTATCTTTGAGAGCTTCAGAGTTTCGCGTTCCTCGCGCTGCTGTGCGGCTAATGCCTTACGGCGTTCAATTTCTCTGACTAAATCAAACCCCGATTCAGGCGTGTAGTTGGTATTGAGCATTCGCGTTTCGCGGTAGAGCGATTCTACCAGCATTCGCGGTGCGGCGTTTGCAATTTTCTCTGCATCTGCAAACAACATATCTGCCATAGCTGACTTTTGCTGTTCGGACATTGCCGCGATTTTCTTCCTAACGTCATCTTGATTCATACCCTCTGTTTTTTGAGTTTCAATGAGAATATTCCTTTTGCTTTATCCCATTCGGGGTAACTGTATTTGTCTTGCGGATTGAAAGTGCTTATCCACAATTTTATCTGCCTTTCAAACTTTTGTTGGTCTTTTTGTGCTTCAACCGAATTGAGAATGTTGCAAAACTCAATCGCCGCGTTCTGATAGTCGCCAAAGCATTTAAGTGGAGAAACATTGTACCCGTCCATCCAACTCACAACGTAACCGTCAGAGGTATGTGTCTTTACCGCTTTCATGCCGTCTGTCGAATTAATCGTTTCACTGAATCGCATAGAGCGACACACCAAGCGCGGGCGATTGTGACCTCAACCGCGTTGCCAATGAACTTCTTTTGGTCTGCTTGTGTGCCAATCAGCACGTAATCTTCCGGGAAGCCCATAATCAGTTTGAGTTCTGATATTTTGAGCATTCGCATCTTGATGTCGATAATGCGATAGAGTGCCATAAACTCTTTGATTTTAACCATTATCGGGCTGTCGGTGTCATATACCGCAATCGCGAAGTCGCCGGATTCGGTAGAAATGAGATATGGCGGTCGTTTATCCATCTTGGCTATAAGTGTGAAGCAAGGAGATTCGACCGAGCCGCCAGGCGATGAAAATTGCGGATTCATCAAGTAGTGATGCTTGCGATTGGCTGTGATGACCCTTGACGGCTCATCGATGGAGCTGTCGACATTGTTGTAGTTGGTATCCATTACCCAAGGGCACACGCTTATGAGCTTTTGTTTCGGGTTAGTGAGTACTGCCGGATTGGGGCTGTCGAGGCTCGAAAGTTGACCGCCACCGGAATACTCGTTTGCTATGAACTGCGTCTGAATCAAAGCAAGCCTATCGCGTGTGAGCAACGTAGGGCAGGGGCGGTCAATGCTTTTACCTGCGTCTTTGAAGTTGTAGCTGCAAAGGAAGTCAGTGTGTATCAATGCGTGATGGTCTACTGTCGTGATTGTCCCTGCCGGTGCTTCGAGAGATATGTTCTTATCGTCAGGCGCGCCGCTGTACTGCTTTGAAAGGAACTGAACGGAAGCGAGTGCAAGCCGCCCTTGTGTCGCGACTGTCGGGCATGGGTCTTCAAGCGAGGGAGCGACATATCGGCCGCGTTGATTCATGGAGTTGTATTTTACCATGAATGCCTGCTTGCCACCGGCGACAAACTTAATCAGTCCGGCATATATGCGTTCAAGCGTCTTATCGGAGAGCGGCTTCTTGCGGTTGAAGATTGAATTGCCCTCATCCTCCAAATCAAGGACTTCACGCACCGGCTTCCACTTGTATAAAGTGCCGAATAATGCCGCTTCGCCGGTCTTGCTGTGTGTAGCTTCGGGAAACACTATCGGCAAGTTCTTTTTCGCGAAGATGCCGAAGAATCGTTTGCGAGAAGTATATGCGCCGTAGTCTGCCGCATTTAGGATGCGATGCTCGAAATTATAGCCGTATCGCTTGACATTGTTAACCCAACGGAGATATGAGCGTCCCTTGTCGGTCGAGAGCGGCTTTCCGTTTTCGTCTACCTCGCCCCACGACATAAACTCTTCGACATTCTCAATCTGTATATAATCCGGGTCGATAGCTTCAATGTATCGGAATAGATGCTCGGCAAGTGTACGGCTGTCTGCATCGCGCGGCTGGCCGCCTTTCGCTTTCGAGAAGTTAGTGCATTCGAGAGATGCCCAAAGAACTGTAAGAGCTTCTGGATTCTCTCTGCGGCATTTGTCGAGATGCGCAACGAGCGGCGACAATTCAAGTGTTCGGATGTCTTCAGTGAAGTGTAAGGCATTCGGATGATTCGATGCGTGGGAAGCTATCGCATTTGCATCGTGATTCACACACGCAATGACCTCGGCGCATTGCTCTCCGTCAAGCCTTGCGGAGTTAACGCCGGTCGAAGTACCACCGGCACCGCAAAACAAGTCGATATATAGTAATTGCTTCATTGCTGTTTGGATAGGTTTATTTTGATTATTTTATTCGCTCTGTGCTTTGATTCAAGTGCCTTTTCTTTCTCGGCTGCATACTCAGCAAGCAATTCAACGTGTCGTTCAAGTTCTCGCATGAGGTACTTGTTTTCTTCTCGCAATTCCTTGATTTCAGCATTGCGCCGTTGGATTTCCTCGTTGTATCGCTTCCTCTCAAACTGTGAGAATGTGAGGTCAGAATCGCTGCAAGTGCAACGCTCGATGTCGCCGCTGACTGCGACTGCCATGCAGCCTGGTATCAGCACGCGCCCTGCGATTTTGTCAACGATATAGTGGCACTTCATAGTTTCGTAGCGTATGGATGTTCGGGTATTGCGTCATAGTAGCCGCAACCGCCACTCCTGCGGTTAGGCATAGGCTCGTATTTAGCTTCAGATAAACCCTCTCGCATTTCGGCTGACAACTTGACGTTGTTGAATAGCTTGCATTGCTTTTTCGG harbors:
- a CDS encoding DUF4494 domain-containing protein, with the translated sequence MMALWIETKVRFDKMMENGTVKKVTEPYLVDALSFTEAESRIIEEVTPFISGDFTVSAVKKSNIAEIFRDDSGDKWYKVKVNFITIDEKTAVEKRKASYILVQASDFKGAYDNFIAGMKGTMADFEIAAITETALMDVYPAKLTSKSDNG
- a CDS encoding nucleoside triphosphate pyrophosphohydrolase family protein, which produces MTINEYQAAALTTAVYPEDKRIIYPALGMCGEAGEVADKVKKVIRDNNQSFDTVRKIEIAKEIGDVMWYCATLANDLGFTLEAIAQMNINKLQSRKERGMLGGSGDNR
- a CDS encoding DNA cytosine methyltransferase translates to MKQLLYIDLFCGAGGTSTGVNSARLDGEQCAEVIACVNHDANAIASHASNHPNALHFTEDIRTLELSPLVAHLDKCRRENPEALTVLWASLECTNFSKAKGGQPRDADSRTLAEHLFRYIEAIDPDYIQIENVEEFMSWGEVDENGKPLSTDKGRSYLRWVNNVKRYGYNFEHRILNAADYGAYTSRKRFFGIFAKKNLPIVFPEATHSKTGEAALFGTLYKWKPVREVLDLEDEGNSIFNRKKPLSDKTLERIYAGLIKFVAGGKQAFMVKYNSMNQRGRYVAPSLEDPCPTVATQGRLALASVQFLSKQYSGAPDDKNISLEAPAGTITTVDHHALIHTDFLCSYNFKDAGKSIDRPCPTLLTRDRLALIQTQFIANEYSGGGQLSSLDSPNPAVLTNPKQKLISVCPWVMDTNYNNVDSSIDEPSRVITANRKHHYLMNPQFSSPGGSVESPCFTLIAKMDKRPPYLISTESGDFAIAVYDTDSPIMVKIKEFMALYRIIDIKMRMLKISELKLIMGFPEDYVLIGTQADQKKFIGNAVEVTIARAWCVALCDSVKRLIRQTA